GCTCGAACCCTTCTCCGTTGTCGCCACGCGCACTCGTGAAACGCAGCGTATAGACGATGCCGGCCAGCGCGCTCATCACGCCCGACAGCACGAAGGTGGTAAGCCGAATCTTCGCGACTTCGATGCCCGAGAATGCGGCGGCCGTCGGATTCGCGCCGATCGCATAGAGGCTGCGGCCAAACGCGGTGGCCTGCAGCAGCACGGTAAACACCACGGCGCACACGATGACGATCACGAACGGCAGCGGAATAAACGTGGCGCCAAGCGTATCCATGCCGAACGCGGTATAGCCCGGCGGAAAATCCGCCACCGCCTGATCGCCGAGCAGCACATACGCAAGACCGCGAAACAGCGCGAGCGTGCCGATGGTGACCGCCAGCGAAGGCAGATTCAGCTTCACGATCACGAGCCCGTTCAACAAGCCCGCCAGCATGCCGAACAGCAGCACGAGCACGATAACCACGGGCATCGGCAAGCCCATATGCCATAGCACGCCCATCAACGCGCTCGACGCGCCGAGCACGGACGCCACGGAAAGGTCGATTTCGGCGGCCACGATAATCAGCGTCATCGGCAGCGCCATCAATGCAATCTCGGTCAGATCGGCGAGCACGTTCGACAGGTTCGCACCGGTCAGAAACACCGGCGACAGCACGCGGCCGAGCACCAGCGACAGCGCGAGCACGATCACGAGCAGCGTCTCCCAGCGCAGCGGCGTTTGCCGCTTGCGCGTAAGCAGCGCGGAATCGGGTTTAGCCATGATCGCGTTTCCTCATCATGCGTTTGGCGACGGAGCGAGCCAGCAAGGTATCGACGGTGATCGCAGCGACGATCAGCGCGCCTTCGATGGCTTGCTCCCAGAACGGCGAAACGTGCAGCACGACCAGCGCGATGCTGATCACGCCAAGCACAAGCGCACCGAGCGTCGCGCCGAGTATCGTGCCGACGCCGCCCGTAATCGCGACACTGCCGACCACCGCGGCCGCGACGACCTGCAATTCGATGCCTTTCGCCGTGCTGGCGTCGACGGTACCGAAACGCGCAAGCCACAACGCACCGGCAAAGCCTGCAATCGCGCCCGACAGCAGAAAACCCGACATCACGCGCCGCTCGACGTTGACGCCCGCCAGCCGCGCCGCTTCCGGATTTGAGCCGATTGCGTAATGCTCGCGGCCGCCGCGGAAATGCTTCAGATAAACGCCGAGCGCGATCAATACCGCGGCCGCAATCAGCGCAAGCGTCGGAATACCGAACGCCGTGCCGGTCGCGAGCCGCGAGAACGCGTCGGGCAGACTCGTTGCGTTGATTTGTCCGCCGTGCACCCATGCGTAGTCGGCGCCGCGGAAAATATAGAGCGTCGATAGCGTCGCCACGAGCGAAGGTACGCGTCCGACCGCGACGAGCAGCGCGTTGATGCCGCCCGCAACAAGTCCGATCACAAGGCCCGCTGCGAGCGCGACGAGCACCGGCATCTGCGGGAACGCAACATACAAACTACCGACCGCATACGCGCTGATGCCGACCGTCGATCCGACCGACAGATCGATATGGCGCATCAGAATCACAACGGTCATCCCCGCGGTCAGCAAGCTGATGATCGAAACATTCAGCAGGACGTCCCGCAGGTTTTGCAGATTCAGGAATTGCGGCCGCGCGAGCGCGGTGCCGACGATCAGCAACAGCAGTACGACAAAGAGCGTCGTTTCGCGGCTCTTCGCCAGCGTGCCGATCACGCTGCCCGCGCGCGGT
The genomic region above belongs to Paraburkholderia edwinii and contains:
- a CDS encoding ABC transporter permease, with the protein product MMRHSSTHGSTHAAPVQPSGEKRAAPRAGSVIGTLAKSRETTLFVVLLLLIVGTALARPQFLNLQNLRDVLLNVSIISLLTAGMTVVILMRHIDLSVGSTVGISAYAVGSLYVAFPQMPVLVALAAGLVIGLVAGGINALLVAVGRVPSLVATLSTLYIFRGADYAWVHGGQINATSLPDAFSRLATGTAFGIPTLALIAAAVLIALGVYLKHFRGGREHYAIGSNPEAARLAGVNVERRVMSGFLLSGAIAGFAGALWLARFGTVDASTAKGIELQVVAAAVVGSVAITGGVGTILGATLGALVLGVISIALVVLHVSPFWEQAIEGALIVAAITVDTLLARSVAKRMMRKRDHG
- a CDS encoding ABC transporter permease; the protein is MAKPDSALLTRKRQTPLRWETLLVIVLALSLVLGRVLSPVFLTGANLSNVLADLTEIALMALPMTLIIVAAEIDLSVASVLGASSALMGVLWHMGLPMPVVIVLVLLFGMLAGLLNGLVIVKLNLPSLAVTIGTLALFRGLAYVLLGDQAVADFPPGYTAFGMDTLGATFIPLPFVIVIVCAVVFTVLLQATAFGRSLYAIGANPTAAAFSGIEVAKIRLTTFVLSGVMSALAGIVYTLRFTSARGDNGEGFELSVIAAVLFGGVSIFGGRGSMIGVLLSLLIIGVLKNALTLDDVSSETLTIVTGALLLASVLIPNLVARWRAMRDRRFLAKSASSQAAN